The Elaeis guineensis isolate ETL-2024a chromosome 3, EG11, whole genome shotgun sequence region ctaaaatttacctCATGAAGATAATTGTCAACCGTATGATCAGTTAACAAAGTTATCGAGTATTGGATACCATTGCATCCTGCCATCATCCAATTTCTACCACTCTCTCGAAAAGAAATTTAATATGAAAAGGACTAGTTGGCCCCTAGCAAATATGGTCTTTTTTGATATAACAAAATATGTTTGTTCACTTAGTCGTCCCATTTATGCTAGTTCGCATGTTGTGATTTGATCACCTGATTGTCAATCATCACTCAAACCATTGCTAATGGCACCGATCACCTCAAGACAACATGGATTGGGTGACTGAATGTAACGCCACCTCATTACTCCTTTTTAATTTCATCTCTCTGGGCTTCTGCTGCTTTGTCAAAACCATTCAGGACACAACCGTAGACCAGATCAAAGGACACATGTTGATAGCCCGAGCCTAAAAATTTTGGAATGTTGGATCCTTATGGGACCATGTCTCCCTGACTTAAGAGAGGCACTAGAATTTAATTGGCTCGTCTCATATCGGAATTCAGTTGTGCCTTTTTTCCACCTGAATAACCATCGATCAAAAACTTATACCCAGCTTAAACCTGAAAACAGATGGGTCGAGCCTTTTCTCTGATTTGGATATGGGTCTAATCTCTGCTAACTCTGTTTCTACAAGAAGTCTCCTTTTGGGGTTCATAGCCTTTACATTCGGATCCAAATTTTGGCATGGATTTGGCCCCAGTCCAATCTGCAGGCATGATTTATGTTTGTCCACCCAAATCACCTGCAGCACTTGAGGTGACCAAATTCACCGACCTAAAAGAACAGCAACAATAGTCCATTTGCTTTTACTATTCCACGATCAGTGAATTATCCAACTTTCAAACTTTCATGAAACTGAAACAGTACAAAGATACAACAGAAGCTGCAGTAGCTGCAGTCCGGAGCATCCTGCAATCATGTGAACGATCTGGGACTGTGAAGCGAGTCATCTACACGGGTTCTGTCACAGCTGCATCGCCTTTGAAGGACGACGGAACCGGTTTTAAAGATTTCATTGATGAATCCTGCTGGACGCCACTCCATCTCCCATTTGCTTTCTGTGAAGATTTTGAGAAGGTCTAGCCTTTCTCCAGCAATTTTATTGCTCATCATTGTGCTGCCAATCTCAACACATTGACCAAATTTAGGGTGTTCATTATGTCAAATATGTATTGTCTTCAGGCTTACGTATGTTCGAAGACAGAGTCAGAGAAAGAAGCACTGAGCTACAACTGTAAAGAAGGGAAGAAGGAATTTGAGGTGGTGAGCCTAGCTTGCGCCCTAGTTGGAGGAGATACGCTTCTTCCCTCCATGTCATTGAGCGCACGATGTATGATATCGCCACTAACCGGCGAGAAGATGAGTTATAGACAGCTAAAGTTCCTACAGGCATTGGTTGGCTCGGTACCCTTGGTGCACATTGAAGACGTTTGCGAAGCCCATACTTTCTGCATGGAGAAGCCTTCAATGGCCGGTAGGTTCCTCGTGGCAAGCGCATACCCGACGATGCAAGAGCTTGTAGACTACTACACGAAAAGTTACCCTGAGCTTAGAGTGATCCAAAAGTAAGTGGTGTTTTTGCACCGTCCTAGTCTCTCCCTGGTAAGAACGTTTCTATATATATGGGTGTCATTGTGGTTAATTTTGTTGTCTCATTTCAGGGTGGAGGGAGATGGGCATGGTGTTGGGTGTAGATCTACAAAGCTGGCTGATTTGGGGTTCGAGTACCGGTATGATTCTAAGCAGATGCTGTACGAGAGTGTTGAATCTGCAAGGAGATTGGGACAGCTTGAAGAGCTAGCTTAGTCCCTGCCAAGAAAGAAAAGAACTAGTCTAGGATATGGTGGTGATCATCTATCTACCATAACTTCACAAAATGTGGACAATTAAAGGGGACAGAATTGTTCAGAGTAGTACTATATTGGTCTACACAATTCTGATCTTAAATATCTATGATAGCACAAATATGATGGCATGATTGCTTGTGGGCTTAAGTTTTCTTAATGATTTAATTGCCTGCTGGTAGTTTCACGGGGTCTCCGTAGTCTAAATCCATTCCCATCTCCCAATCGATTTGCAGCATCCATGGCCTCAAGTGGGTTGCACGATTTAGCAAGTTCAAGTGGTTGTAAACCTAATGTTCAAAGATATCAGTAGGTGCAGCTCCAAACATGGGCCTTATGGATGTTCAATAACCTGAAGCTATCTGATCGGAAGGAAATAAATCTACACAAAGGAGATGTTTGGTTAGAGAGAGTGGGGATTTGGAATCGGAATCAGTGACTCCTATTCCAACCGTTTAGTTGAGAGGAGTCCCATTTCGATTTCGGGGTGGAATGAAaatagctcaatctatatagaactcaatccctattctcctctatggattcaaattttcattccaatttcgattctgattccaattccgatcacgaaccaaatgcttcaaaaaatttgaccattccgattccgattccaagctaTTCCAATTTTCATTCCCATTCTAATTttggttgcgaaccaaacacctcCAAATTGGAGTCCGATGGTCCAAACCCATTCTTTGAAATTTATCAGTCTATGCAATTCCAAACATG contains the following coding sequences:
- the LOC105040724 gene encoding NADPH HC-toxin reductase 1; protein product: MGKRSKVCVTGASGFLGSWLVQKLLKKGHVVHATLRNLEDKSKTQLLKSLPGADTRLQLFEAELYDPLTFEAAIQGCEFVFLLATPLQHNTNNTQYKDTTEAAVAAVRSILQSCERSGTVKRVIYTGSVTAASPLKDDGTGFKDFIDESCWTPLHLPFAFCEDFEKAYVCSKTESEKEALSYNCKEGKKEFEVVSLACALVGGDTLLPSMSLSARCMISPLTGEKMSYRQLKFLQALVGSVPLVHIEDVCEAHTFCMEKPSMAGRFLVASAYPTMQELVDYYTKSYPELRVIQKVEGDGHGVGCRSTKLADLGFEYRYDSKQMLYESVESARRLGQLEELA